One genomic region from Hirundo rustica isolate bHirRus1 chromosome 5, bHirRus1.pri.v3, whole genome shotgun sequence encodes:
- the SLC30A9 gene encoding proton-coupled zinc antiporter SLC30A9, mitochondrial — protein sequence MMPALAAQRRGCRGLYRLYLRCQAAPRPRACHGWQVSMKSGSLSYILPCNRLPVQLMSQVRVYTSNGQKKDLGSEDANGSAHGETLHKVETGQDTGNAGQKQSSPKQPIQVKVKAVLKKREYGPKYTQNNFITGVRAINEFCLKSSDLDQLRKIKRRSPHDDTETFTVYLRSDVEAKSLEVWGSPEALARERKRRKEAEIKYRENLFRNQKLLWEYKEFFGNTKPRSSTAAMFFKGPGKVVMVAICINGLNFFFKLLAWVYTGSASMFSEAIHSLADTCNQALLALGISQSARTPDPSHPYGFTNMRYIASLISGVGIFMMGAGLSWYHGIIGLLHPHPVESLLWAYCILAGSLVSEGATLLVAINEIRRSARAKGLSFYQYVVQSRDPSTNVVLLEDAAAVLSVAVAATCMGLTSLTGNPYYDSVGSLGVGTLLGTVSAFLIYTNTEALLGRSIEPEQLQRLTELLESDPVVRAIHDVKATDMGMSKVRFKAEVDFDGRVVTRSYLEKQDIEQLLQEIQQVKTLEELEAFMLKHGENIIDMLGAEVDRLEKDLKQRNPDVRHVDLEIL from the exons ATGATGCCGGCCCTGGCCGCCCAGCGGCGGGGCTGCCGCGGCCTCTACCGCCTGTACCTGCGGTGCCAGGcggcgccgcggccccgcgcctGCCACG GATGGCAAGTTTCAATGAAAAGTGGGAGCCTGTCTTATATTCTACCATGTAATCGCCTGCCTGTGCAGTTGATGAGCCAAGTGAGAGTTTATACCTCCAATGGTCAGAAGAAGGATCTTGGATCAGAAGATGCAAATGGATCAGCTCATGGAGAAACCCTGCATAAAGTTGAAACAG gacAAGATACAGGCAATGCAGGCCAAAAGCAGTCTTCACCTAAACAGCCGATCCAAGTAAAAG TGAAAGCAGtccttaaaaaaagagaatatggaccaaaatacacacagaataACTTCATCACTGGAGTCAGAGCAATAAATGAGTTCTGTCTTAAATCAAG TGATTTAGACCAGCTGAGAAAAATTAAACGACGAAGTCCCCATGATGACACTGAGACTTTCACGGTGTACCTGAGATCGGATGTAGAGGCGAa ATCTCTTGAAGTCTGGGGTAGTCCGGAGGCTCTTGCCAGAGAAAGAAAGCGACGTAAAGAGGCAGAGATCAAGTACAGAGAAA ATTTGTTTAGAAACCAAAAGCTGTTGTGGGAATACAAGGAGTTCTTTGGAAATACTAAG CCACGCTCCAGTACAGCAGCTATGTTTTTCAAGGGACCAGGGAAGGTGGTAATGGTAGCTATTTGCat aaatgggttgaattttttctttaagctaCTTGCCTGGGTTTACACGGGTTCTGCAAGTATGTTTTCAGAAGCCATACATTCTTTAGCAGACACATGTAACCAG GCCTTGCTAGCTTTGGGCATCAGTCAGTCTGCAAGGACACCTGACCCTAGTCATCC GTATGGTTTCACAAATATGCGCTATATTGCCTCCCTGATTAGTGGAGTAGGCATTTTCATGATGGGTGCAGGACTTTCTTGGTATCATGGGATCATAGGTTTACTCCACCCTCATCCTGTAGAATCTCTTCTCTGG GCATACTGCATTTTAGCAGGGTCATTGGTATCTGAAGGAG CCACCCTGCTTGTTGCTATAAATGAAATTCGGAGGAGTGCTCGAGCCAAGGGTCTTTCATTTTATCAGTATG TTGTGCAGAGTCGTGATCCTAGTACCAATGTGGTGTTACTGGAGGATGCTGCAGCAGTTCTGAGCGTGGCTGTAGCTGCTACCTGTATGGGTCTGACTTCTTTAACAG GAAACCCGTATTATGACAGTGTGGGGTCGCTAGGTGTTGGGACTTTGTTAGGAACTGTGTCAGCGTTTCTAATCTACACTAACACTGAAGCCCTGCTGGGACGATCCATTGAACCTGAACAACTGCAGCGGCTCACCGAGTTACTAGAAAGTGATCCTGTAGTAAG AGCAATTCATGATGTGAAAGCCACAGACATGGGAATGAGCAAAGTGAGGTTCAAAGCAGAAGTAGACTTTGATGGACGTGTTGTTACTCGGTCTTACCTGGAAAAACAAGACATCGAACAGCTCCTACAA